Proteins encoded together in one Campylobacter concisus window:
- a CDS encoding molybdopterin oxidoreductase family protein, with the protein MEEIVKTTCPYCGTGCGIDLIVRNGRIIDAKPSKDHHVNDGELCLKGMFGWEFVNSPKRLSRPMIRKLNGVYDKHGELEEVSFEEVYDFLADKFKSTVEKYGPSSIMGFSSARSNNEDNYVFQKFFRAQGSNNVDHCARLUHAPTVAGLASTLGNGTMTNDLVEFATDTDVFLLIGTNTSECHPIIAMQMQRGLQRGAKMIVVDPKRTDMAKKADIFLQIPIGANIKTLNTMMHVIIAENLQDSEFIEKYSEGFEYLKEAVKDFTPERFERETGIKKELIIEAARMYAKAGAAAICYTMGITQFSDGTSNVFSLSNLAVLTGNLGKKGAGVNPLRGQNNVQGACDMGALPNVIPAGAVNSPYAQEQARKVWHFELNPVPGFKLTQAPDKMDSGELKVLYVYGENPVMSDPWTEHFAHAVHHLDCFIVQDLFFTESAHKADVVLPAAGWGEKDGTFINTSRRVQRTRKASEPVSGVEPDWKVVCNIANRMGLEGFDFASPEQIWNELRELMPKFFGGISYYRLGKLGGISWPCPDEEHPGTPVLYADHKSMLPGGKFRFAPVLYVDDKEERAKAEAEFRAKMNIPDGYPVGSGALSEVPDEVYPCLFTTGRKVYHYHTGTMTRECPALEYGAGIEGALIEVSPDIARERELEEGCYALVQNKRGQIAAKLRINPDLKEGTIFTTFHYSEADGNELANAGDPDPLSGITPLKMTIANIRRLSEEEFIKFREQNEMSMHSANPYLSPVRA; encoded by the coding sequence ATGGAAGAGATCGTAAAGACCACCTGTCCATATTGCGGTACGGGCTGCGGCATCGATCTTATCGTGCGAAACGGTAGAATCATAGATGCCAAACCTAGCAAAGACCACCACGTAAACGATGGCGAGCTTTGCTTAAAAGGAATGTTCGGATGGGAGTTCGTAAACTCTCCTAAACGCTTAAGCCGACCGATGATTAGAAAGCTAAACGGCGTCTACGACAAGCACGGCGAGCTTGAAGAAGTGAGTTTTGAGGAGGTTTATGATTTCCTCGCGGATAAATTTAAATCCACCGTCGAAAAATACGGCCCAAGCTCGATCATGGGCTTTAGCTCCGCGCGCTCAAATAACGAAGACAACTACGTTTTCCAGAAATTTTTCCGCGCCCAGGGCAGTAACAACGTCGATCACTGCGCCCGTCTTTGACACGCTCCTACAGTGGCAGGTCTTGCCAGCACGCTAGGAAACGGAACGATGACGAACGATTTAGTTGAATTTGCGACCGATACGGACGTATTTTTACTCATCGGTACCAACACGAGCGAGTGTCACCCGATCATCGCTATGCAGATGCAGCGCGGCCTTCAGCGAGGTGCCAAGATGATCGTCGTAGATCCAAAGCGCACCGATATGGCCAAAAAAGCCGATATTTTCTTGCAAATCCCGATCGGAGCGAATATCAAAACGCTAAATACAATGATGCATGTCATAATCGCCGAAAATTTGCAAGATAGCGAATTTATCGAGAAATACTCCGAGGGATTTGAATATCTAAAAGAAGCGGTTAAGGACTTTACGCCTGAGCGTTTCGAGCGCGAAACCGGCATAAAAAAAGAGCTCATCATAGAGGCAGCTAGAATGTATGCTAAAGCAGGCGCGGCGGCGATTTGCTACACGATGGGTATCACGCAGTTTAGCGACGGCACGTCAAACGTATTTTCGCTATCAAATTTAGCCGTTTTAACCGGAAATTTAGGCAAAAAGGGTGCCGGCGTAAATCCTCTGCGCGGTCAAAACAACGTCCAAGGCGCATGCGACATGGGCGCGCTGCCTAACGTCATCCCGGCCGGCGCGGTAAATAGCCCTTATGCACAGGAGCAAGCGCGCAAAGTATGGCACTTTGAGCTAAATCCGGTTCCGGGCTTTAAGCTAACGCAAGCGCCGGATAAAATGGATAGCGGCGAGCTAAAAGTCCTCTACGTCTACGGCGAAAACCCCGTAATGAGCGACCCTTGGACCGAGCACTTCGCCCACGCCGTGCATCATCTAGACTGCTTTATAGTGCAGGATTTGTTTTTCACAGAAAGCGCGCACAAGGCCGACGTCGTATTACCTGCCGCTGGCTGGGGCGAAAAGGACGGAACGTTTATCAACACCTCTCGCCGCGTCCAACGCACGCGAAAGGCTAGCGAGCCTGTTAGCGGCGTGGAGCCTGACTGGAAAGTCGTTTGCAACATCGCAAACCGCATGGGACTAGAGGGATTTGACTTTGCGAGCCCTGAGCAAATTTGGAACGAGCTAAGGGAGCTCATGCCTAAATTTTTCGGCGGCATAAGCTATTATAGACTAGGCAAACTAGGCGGTATCAGCTGGCCGTGCCCAGACGAGGAACACCCTGGCACGCCGGTGCTTTACGCAGATCACAAGTCCATGCTGCCGGGCGGCAAATTCCGCTTCGCGCCGGTGCTTTACGTAGACGATAAAGAGGAGCGCGCAAAGGCTGAGGCCGAATTTAGAGCCAAGATGAATATCCCGGACGGCTATCCTGTCGGTAGCGGCGCGCTTAGCGAAGTGCCGGACGAGGTATATCCGTGCCTATTTACGACCGGACGCAAGGTCTATCATTACCACACCGGCACGATGACTAGAGAGTGTCCGGCTCTTGAATACGGCGCGGGCATCGAGGGCGCGCTCATAGAGGTGAGTCCCGATATCGCTCGCGAGAGGGAGCTAGAGGAGGGCTGCTACGCGCTCGTACAAAACAAACGCGGCCAGATCGCGGCAAAACTTCGCATAAATCCGGATCTAAAAGAAGGCACGATATTTACGACCTTCCACTACAGCGAGGCCGACGGTAACGAGCTAGCC
- a CDS encoding helix-turn-helix transcriptional regulator, with translation MLNELYNDVEYKTLLERISSQYKGKVVLDRKQTAGVLGIGVSTLDLRISQGRDIPRYIKMGDAKNSRIAFAITDIATYIFQKRVKTCS, from the coding sequence ATGCTTAACGAACTATATAACGATGTAGAGTACAAAACGCTTCTTGAGCGCATATCTAGCCAATATAAAGGAAAGGTAGTTCTAGACAGAAAGCAAACCGCAGGGGTTCTTGGCATCGGCGTATCTACTCTTGATCTTCGTATATCGCAGGGCAGAGATATTCCGCGTTATATAAAGATGGGAGATGCAAAGAATTCTCGCATAGCGTTTGCGATAACGGACATTGCGACTTATATTTTTCAAAAAAGGGTTAAAACATGCTCTTAA